Proteins from a single region of Amycolatopsis sp. CA-230715:
- a CDS encoding peptide MFS transporter gives MALKNRAGHTERTFLGHPRGLSTLFMTEMWERFSYYGMKAILLYYMYYEAAHGGLGMDKSLAKSLVSVYGAALYMSGIAGGWLSDRLLGARRSIAGGAVLIMFAHITLAIPGGGAPALYVSMILLVLGTGLLKPNITKGVGDLYEKGDNRRDAGFTLFVMGVQIGAFLAPIIVGNILTKPSQDDPTGNHFHLGFGAAAIGMALGLAQYLLRAKKTMGDAGTHIPNPIEPESRTRVFGTALGGLAVLALVVVVLAMTGTLSAEGVVNAISVISLVLPLIYFVVMLKSSKVTAQERGQVVAYIPLFLAMVVFWFIEEQQAGVMAQYADQQTALDAWGFHIDPTLAQSVNPVMMLIFSPVVAVLWTKLRRQPSTPQKFSVGLVLTGLGFAILFLPWVLHGADAKVDPIWPLLSLATIAVGELFVNPVSLSATTQLAPAAFAAQVVGLNYAANAAGQGLIAQASKEYDAASSGPYFGIFGVIAMAVGVGLWFYSPAIQRRMVGKNQSES, from the coding sequence GTGGCGCTGAAAAACCGCGCCGGTCACACAGAACGGACGTTCCTCGGCCACCCCAGGGGACTGTCCACACTGTTCATGACCGAGATGTGGGAACGCTTCTCCTACTACGGGATGAAGGCGATCCTTCTCTATTACATGTACTACGAGGCGGCGCACGGCGGTCTCGGGATGGACAAGTCGCTGGCGAAGAGCCTGGTGTCGGTCTACGGCGCGGCGCTGTACATGTCCGGTATCGCGGGCGGCTGGCTTTCGGACCGGCTGCTCGGCGCGCGCCGTTCGATCGCGGGCGGCGCGGTGCTGATCATGTTCGCCCATATCACCCTGGCGATTCCGGGCGGCGGCGCGCCCGCGCTCTACGTTTCGATGATCCTTCTCGTGCTCGGCACGGGGTTGTTGAAACCGAACATCACGAAGGGCGTGGGCGATCTCTACGAAAAGGGCGATAATCGGCGAGATGCCGGATTCACCCTGTTCGTGATGGGTGTGCAGATCGGTGCCTTCCTCGCCCCGATCATCGTCGGCAACATCCTCACCAAGCCGAGCCAGGACGACCCGACCGGAAACCACTTCCACCTCGGCTTCGGCGCCGCGGCGATCGGCATGGCGCTCGGTCTGGCCCAGTACCTGCTGCGGGCGAAGAAGACGATGGGCGACGCGGGAACGCACATTCCCAACCCGATCGAGCCGGAGAGCAGGACGCGGGTGTTCGGCACCGCGCTCGGCGGGCTCGCGGTGCTGGCGCTGGTCGTCGTCGTGCTGGCGATGACCGGAACGCTCAGCGCGGAAGGGGTCGTCAACGCGATCAGCGTCATCTCGCTCGTGCTGCCGCTGATCTACTTCGTGGTGATGCTGAAGAGCAGCAAGGTCACCGCGCAGGAACGCGGGCAGGTCGTCGCCTACATCCCGCTGTTCCTCGCCATGGTCGTGTTCTGGTTCATCGAGGAGCAGCAGGCCGGGGTGATGGCGCAGTACGCCGATCAGCAGACCGCGCTCGACGCGTGGGGCTTCCACATCGACCCGACGCTCGCGCAGTCGGTGAACCCGGTGATGATGCTGATCTTCTCGCCGGTGGTGGCCGTGCTGTGGACGAAGCTGCGCCGCCAGCCCAGCACCCCGCAGAAGTTCTCCGTCGGGCTGGTCCTCACCGGGCTCGGGTTCGCGATCCTGTTCCTGCCGTGGGTGTTGCACGGCGCGGACGCCAAGGTCGATCCCATCTGGCCGCTGCTGAGCCTCGCCACGATCGCGGTCGGCGAGCTGTTCGTCAACCCGGTCAGCCTCTCCGCGACGACGCAGCTCGCGCCCGCCGCGTTCGCCGCGCAGGTCGTCGGGTTGAACTACGCCGCCAACGCCGCGGGCCAGGGGCTCATCGCGCAGGCGTCGAAGGAGTACGACGCCGCGAGTTCGGGGCCGTACTTCGGCATCTTCGGCGTGATCGCGATGGCCGTCGGTGTCGGGTTGTGGTTCTACTCGCCCGCCATCCAGCGCCGCATGGTCGGCAAGAACCAGAGCGAGTCCTGA
- a CDS encoding family 20 glycosylhydrolase — MAIRLPRAARLAAALCLAAASLPGIANASPARPDPLWTHLVPAPQQVGAAAGPGWSPSGRTRIVVDPAARDRLSDEAGLLAGELASTGLTPARPRIVTAGAHAVRPGDIWLALGDPAGGSPERYALDVGGSARIVGATDTGVFYGTRTLLQAATLAGGPRAVPAAHVLDAPLRGNRTVMVDNGRKYFSPGWLRDLVRAMAWQKNNTLELHFSESTGFRIASDRHPEVVSRDGALTKDEVRQLITFAKRYHVEVVPALDSPGHLGQALAAHPELQVRLSDGTVSKGDLDYSNPAARKLIGELVDEYADLFGGRYFHIGGDEFAALHDPAKVPQLLGYARAEVGASADVYDGYDHYQNELVDLLARKGKTAIAYNNSWRVEPRLEPLDKSVIVDFWARQSPEWPRVRDWLDAGYLVRNMDENLLYYVIAKRFQDAETGKTRTPGWLFERWRPERYLRTSFTQELEYDEVPRQTPGQFGSVLAIWSDDAAFQTEQQVRDRFAPWLGGYSARNWGSPVRANTYADFLASYRLLAPPPS, encoded by the coding sequence ATGGCCATCCGCTTGCCCCGCGCCGCCCGGCTCGCCGCGGCCCTCTGCCTCGCGGCCGCCTCTCTCCCCGGCATCGCGAACGCGTCCCCCGCCCGCCCCGATCCGCTGTGGACGCACCTCGTTCCCGCCCCGCAGCAGGTCGGCGCGGCGGCAGGGCCCGGCTGGTCGCCGTCGGGCCGGACCCGGATCGTCGTCGACCCGGCGGCGCGGGACAGGTTGTCCGACGAGGCCGGGCTGCTGGCAGGCGAGCTCGCGAGCACCGGCCTCACCCCGGCACGGCCGCGGATCGTCACCGCGGGCGCGCACGCCGTCCGGCCCGGTGACATCTGGCTGGCGCTGGGCGATCCGGCCGGTGGTTCGCCCGAGCGGTACGCGCTGGACGTCGGCGGCAGCGCGCGGATCGTCGGCGCGACCGACACCGGGGTCTTCTACGGCACCCGCACTCTCCTGCAGGCGGCGACGCTGGCGGGAGGGCCGCGCGCGGTACCGGCGGCGCACGTGCTGGACGCGCCGCTGCGCGGGAACCGCACGGTGATGGTCGACAACGGCCGGAAGTACTTCAGCCCCGGCTGGCTGCGCGATCTCGTCCGCGCCATGGCGTGGCAGAAGAACAACACCCTCGAACTGCACTTCTCGGAGAGCACCGGGTTCCGGATCGCCAGCGACCGCCACCCGGAGGTCGTTTCGCGGGACGGGGCGCTCACCAAGGACGAAGTGCGGCAGCTCATCACCTTCGCCAAGCGGTACCACGTCGAGGTGGTACCCGCGCTGGATTCGCCGGGGCACCTCGGGCAGGCGCTCGCCGCGCACCCGGAGCTGCAGGTGCGGCTGTCGGACGGCACCGTGAGCAAGGGCGACCTCGACTACTCGAACCCCGCCGCCCGCAAGCTGATCGGCGAACTCGTCGACGAGTACGCGGACCTGTTCGGCGGCCGCTACTTCCACATCGGCGGCGACGAATTCGCCGCGCTGCACGATCCGGCGAAGGTGCCGCAGCTGCTCGGCTACGCCCGCGCCGAGGTCGGCGCGAGCGCCGACGTGTACGACGGATACGACCACTACCAGAACGAACTGGTGGACCTGCTGGCGCGCAAGGGAAAGACCGCGATCGCCTACAACAACTCGTGGAGGGTCGAACCCCGCCTCGAACCGCTCGACAAGAGCGTGATCGTGGACTTCTGGGCGCGCCAGTCGCCGGAGTGGCCGCGGGTCCGCGACTGGCTCGACGCCGGGTACCTGGTTCGCAACATGGACGAGAACCTGCTGTACTACGTGATCGCGAAGCGGTTCCAGGACGCCGAAACCGGCAAGACGCGCACCCCGGGCTGGCTGTTCGAACGGTGGCGGCCCGAGCGCTATCTCCGGACCTCGTTCACCCAGGAACTCGAATACGACGAGGTGCCAAGGCAAACGCCCGGCCAGTTCGGCTCGGTGCTCGCGATCTGGAGCGACGACGCCGCCTTCCAGACCGAGCAGCAGGTGCGCGACCGGTTCGCCCCGTGGCTCGGCGGGTACTCCGCGCGCAACTGGGGCTCCCCGGTGCGGGCGAACACCTACGCCGACTTCCTCGCGAGCTACCGGCTCCTCGCCCCTCCACCGTCCTAA
- a CDS encoding metallophosphoesterase family protein encodes MDRRSFMMTGGGALAATALPGSAAQASTWPPPWEPTVRFNVISDIQGDLADFGKALDDIARTTPDSAGLGIAGDITPRGYDFEYAQVAETLKRHPHPRTVAWAIGNHEFYVPKWRDPDTLAQETWPNGVTEDSLFRSFFTFAGRNTTYTETSFGGVPVLCLGTERYAKYHDPKLWDEVWLSDTQFTWLERRLAHWARWRKPVMVLTHHPLPDTVSGTRNKLYLSDYLQADRLLSVLGRYPDVFLFSGHTHWDLTLADWAVRRVVPGTGNLEGFPVLNTAAVQVGWKDDGKGGEVSLGGAFNQGLQVEVGRRAVVVKARDFTTGTWLKQITIPLHNTLY; translated from the coding sequence GTGGATCGCAGATCGTTCATGATGACCGGGGGCGGCGCGCTGGCGGCGACGGCGCTGCCGGGTTCGGCCGCGCAGGCGAGCACGTGGCCGCCGCCGTGGGAGCCGACCGTGCGGTTCAACGTCATCAGCGACATCCAGGGGGATCTCGCCGACTTCGGCAAGGCGCTGGACGACATCGCCCGCACCACCCCGGACAGCGCGGGGCTCGGCATCGCGGGCGACATCACGCCGCGCGGCTACGACTTCGAGTACGCGCAGGTGGCCGAAACCCTGAAGCGGCACCCGCATCCCCGTACCGTCGCCTGGGCCATCGGGAACCACGAGTTCTACGTCCCGAAGTGGCGCGACCCCGACACGCTGGCGCAGGAGACCTGGCCGAACGGAGTCACCGAGGACTCGCTGTTCCGCAGCTTCTTCACCTTCGCGGGCCGCAACACCACCTACACCGAAACGTCGTTCGGCGGGGTGCCCGTGCTGTGCCTCGGCACCGAACGGTACGCGAAGTACCACGACCCCAAGCTGTGGGACGAGGTCTGGCTCAGCGACACGCAGTTCACCTGGCTCGAACGACGGCTCGCGCACTGGGCGCGCTGGCGGAAACCGGTGATGGTGCTGACCCACCACCCGTTGCCGGACACCGTTTCCGGCACGCGCAACAAGCTGTACCTCAGCGACTACCTCCAGGCCGACCGGCTGCTTTCGGTGCTGGGCCGCTACCCCGACGTGTTCCTGTTCTCCGGGCACACCCACTGGGACCTGACGCTGGCCGACTGGGCGGTGCGCCGGGTGGTGCCGGGCACCGGCAACCTCGAAGGCTTCCCCGTGCTCAACACCGCGGCGGTGCAGGTGGGCTGGAAGGACGACGGCAAGGGCGGCGAAGTGTCCCTCGGCGGCGCCTTCAACCAGGGTCTGCAGGTCGAGGTCGGCCGCCGAGCCGTAGTGGTGAAGGCGCGCGACTTCACCACGGGCACCTGGCTCAAGCAGATCACGATCCCTTTGCACAACACCCTTTACTGA
- a CDS encoding DUF6292 family protein, producing MPFTARPQIGPDLEFSTRLREYVHRVSVAIGVGWESCAVDTSSPATGYIAVDWRLPGHADRDVAVLWDETQGWSVAIETHSGEDLIVVALLGGSLTPDPSAVADFLADVRGGTLAAPGAPVVPLPRPDLTASLDRHAAAPLLS from the coding sequence GTGCCCTTCACCGCCCGCCCGCAGATCGGGCCAGATCTCGAATTCTCCACGCGCCTTCGCGAGTACGTGCACCGCGTCAGCGTCGCGATCGGCGTCGGCTGGGAGTCGTGCGCCGTCGACACCAGCTCGCCCGCCACCGGGTACATCGCGGTGGACTGGCGGCTGCCCGGTCACGCCGATCGCGATGTCGCCGTGCTCTGGGACGAGACGCAGGGCTGGTCGGTGGCGATCGAGACGCACTCCGGCGAGGACCTCATCGTCGTCGCGCTCCTCGGCGGCTCCCTCACCCCGGATCCCTCGGCGGTGGCGGACTTCCTCGCGGACGTGCGCGGCGGCACCCTCGCCGCGCCGGGGGCACCGGTCGTGCCACTCCCCCGCCCCGATCTCACCGCCAGCCTCGATCGGCACGCCGCGGCACCGTTACTGTCCTAA
- a CDS encoding ANTAR domain-containing protein, translated as MPSSRYETPPAAPVVTTGVPDRAFTALLARLHRAADDGQGLDAVGAGTTAPLLGVDALTLCAVTEGGALEPLWSDPDNLLGTDADDLQDRHREGPSLDATRLGIAVSAPDLNTLPPRWPSFQPAALRTRVRAVIATPVTLGAAAIGVLAGYRTASGVFSREDKGHFGGFALVAGQLLLQTSRRGAEAEEGPHRAEVHQATGVLAVQLGLPLGQAFAVLRAHAREHDRSLLAVAEDVVAHRVFLRAP; from the coding sequence CCAGCGGCACCGGTCGTGACGACCGGTGTTCCGGACCGCGCGTTCACCGCACTCCTGGCCCGTCTGCACCGCGCCGCGGACGACGGGCAGGGGCTCGACGCGGTGGGCGCGGGCACCACGGCGCCCCTGCTGGGCGTGGACGCGCTCACCCTGTGCGCGGTCACCGAGGGGGGCGCGCTGGAACCGCTGTGGTCCGATCCGGACAACCTCCTCGGTACCGATGCCGACGACCTGCAGGACCGTCACCGCGAGGGCCCCAGCCTGGATGCCACGCGCCTCGGAATCGCGGTCAGCGCACCGGATCTGAACACACTGCCCCCGCGGTGGCCGTCGTTCCAGCCCGCGGCGCTGCGGACCAGGGTCCGCGCCGTCATCGCCACCCCGGTGACGCTCGGGGCGGCCGCCATCGGCGTGCTCGCCGGGTACCGAACCGCGAGCGGGGTCTTCTCCCGTGAAGACAAAGGGCACTTCGGCGGTTTCGCACTAGTGGCAGGCCAGCTCCTGCTGCAAACGTCGCGGCGTGGCGCGGAGGCGGAGGAGGGCCCCCATCGCGCGGAGGTCCACCAGGCGACCGGCGTCCTCGCGGTCCAGCTCGGCCTTCCGCTCGGCCAGGCGTTCGCCGTGCTGCGCGCCCACGCCCGCGAGCACGACCGGTCCCTGCTCGCCGTCGCCGAGGACGTAGTGGCTCACCGCGTGTTCTTGCGCGCACCCTGA